ACTTTTAATTAACTATCCTATTCTTCAATATTTGCACATCTGCACTGTGATATGACTCATTTGACGTTAATCGTTAATCACTGAGTTGAATGCAAATATTTTGGTGATAGAAGAAAAGAATGAGATTGATTGTAGAATTATTTGCATTCATATGACGTGcatacatgttaaaataaagAACCAAAGGTAAAATCTTGTTCTACCGTACAAATCGAATAACAGTAATCGAACAATATTGGCGAAAATATAGTCTACTAAACTAGTCTCGGCGTTCAATGAGGTTCAAGGATAGTTGATCAATATGCTGAGTTAATTAAAGACTGAAGGTTAAAATTCTAGGAAGTACAAATGGTTCTAAGTATAGTAGTTCAACtatcaaataaaaattaaatttctagcAACTCGTGGAAAATGTTCGTATTCCAAGAACCAAGTTCTTCAAAGTGAAATAGTATAGAAATCCCTTTAATGTTGAAACTGGCGAATCTTCTGCCTTGATGTCACATTTCTATTCCCATACGCACCCTTTACTCGCTTTCAATGCGAAACGTAAAGTGATATCGCAGGCTCATTCGCCACGTCTTCACTATCGTTCCTCTGTCAACTAAATTGGAACGAGCGACTACGTATTAGGATAAATAGGAAGAACGCACGTAAAGAGACACGTCCAGGATTCAATAGGAATCAGTGTTGATCCTCACTTTGCCTGCGACGTCGATTCTTTCGTCATTGATTTTTCATTTTACCAAGATAGTTAAATGCCAGAGAAACTGTGGATCAAGAATAAATAGTACATCCTTGAGAGAAAAGCTATACAAAAATCTATTTCTCTATTGTTACATTTTACTTCTTTGACTGTTATAATATACCTAATAAAGATATATTTAACAGAAATTTAGACCTCCCCGTTTCTAAATTCCTCGACGTTTCGAGATCTCTTGAGGTTCAAAATACCAAAAAATTGATGACTAAATTATGTATGTATGTTGGCGTCTATTTTGCTTTGTATCTTTGAAGTAGGTTATCAaaatttcatgaaatatggtaTGGTGGCTTCTGTACATGGAGCATTGTATATTTTGAAGGGGGTTGAAGttacagaaaattttattttatcattGTTTTTAACTCATTATAAAGGAATACTATTGAGAAAAAATTTTGCTCATATACTTTTCCCAATATCAAGAATAAAACATTTTATGTTCTTATAATAAACTATTTCTCCGGTGTCAGGAAAATATTTTAACCACATTGTCAATTTTTTATCATGGTTAACTTAAACATTTTTTAGTTGAACGAAATTGAACGTTAAATATTTCCTGCGAAACCGATAAGTACATTTAGTCGATTTTTGAGTCTTttttgtgtgaaagatatttgaTGGTAAAACAATTGGTCTATTTTAGTTTCCTTTTTATTCAATGCCTTTTTATTAAAGACTCTTCCATTCTGATTTCATCATTATCACTGTCGCAAGTCAGGGAAGCAAAAGCTTGACAAGATTTAATCAGATAATCGGCTTGAAGGTGTTCTGTATATTGTCGAAGCAAATAATTCCTTCTAATTAATAAAACACATACTCTCGACGCGAAGAAAATTGTTTCTGATTAtgtgaaattgaaaaaaaaatcttTATTCAGATATGAATAACGATTTTTAAAAAGAATTGtagaaatattccttttatccaAATATTTCTCCATCTTCAGAAAAAGGTACAAAATTATCCTGTTTTTTAGCGGAGACTGAAAGAGCACGATTATTTCGTATCTGTCATTTTTGTCTGTAACAAGTTTCTTCGCCGACTGATCGCACAAGACTTAACTAACGAGTTCCTTCGCCGTTTCGATGCTTCTTAAGGACCAATTCGGTATTATTCCATCCTTCCCTCACAGATGGGACGAGGGATTACACAACGACAGATCGTCTTGCAGCGACATTGATAAGAATTAAGACGGTATTTGTACATGTCCAATAGATTTGCATATTAAATCATTAGCATGCATCAAACTATAAACGATCATCGACAACCGTTAAGTGTTTTATTGTGTAGgtaaacattacatacgataAAAATCAAttgattaataattttaattgctATTTTGAGCATCTTTTAGTAGGcacaataaaattttaaattagaGAAAAAATTCTTGTATATAACGATTTTTATACTTCTGATTTGGCTCCGATAGACTTCATTCTTTTCAGAAAATTAGGTAAATCTGAGATTGAAAAATCAATTATTTTaaaggaaataaataaaaaaattttccatcctatatattccatcaatatttttttatttttacactAGTTTCATTACTTTCTTGCCAAACTATCCATGTGTAAAATAACTGCAAAAAATCTTTGTCTTTCTTTTCAGAAAATGACGCATTGATAGAAGATTTTAGATTTTAGATACATGAATTATCCACACTGAACTGTTGTAACCATTCATCACGATTAGCTTAAGCAGCTATAACTGTAACCCCTGACAACTGTTGTTAGATGCCATCCTCAGTTCATTgacaatttaaaagaaaatgtgTGACTATCGatcattattataatgattcagATGTGGTATACGAGTAATGAAACGTCGAATGAACTTTTTATGTTTACTCACGTGTACGTGCGCGATGTTTGCTATATTCTTGAACGTATTAGTGTTTACGTCTGTACACAGAGCGAGCACCGTGTTCCCGCAAATGAAGCTTTCTAACAAAAGCTTTTTCCACTGGTCACAGATGTAATTTCCGTCGTGGAAATTGCACTTTGTCGATTCGCCCGCGTTCCTTTCCAAGCGGATTTTCAATTCGATTTAACTCCATCCAGACGATGGTTTTGTACAAGTAGCTTCGACGTGTATTACACTTTGTCCCATTTATAACCACATTATTTACAATCTCTTGGTAGAAGTCATCTCTCcatatatattaattatattctcGGTTTCTCTACCATTTATCTTTTGCATTCTATTTTTAGTTTTATGCAAAATAATATACTCCGTATTTTGCCCAAAATATATTTTTGATACTCTACAATTTCCcgcttaaattttttaatttccagAACGTTTTCATTAGTTTCAATCTACGAATTTTAATTCCTCTGTATATTTTTCGATGAGTCGTTTAGAAAggaatttatattatgttttatttctATGAATTAATCACTCATCTAAAGACAATAAATAGCTATAATTAGATAATATTAAAAACAGTTGATAAAtttagaaataatttttattagagTAGAATCTTTAAACTTGTATcaatttttagatattttaattaataaaagaGGGCTTTTTCGCGTACATGACGCTTTCCTGTTTGAGTTTCACAAATGGTGAGAGACGTGTTGAATCATTGTCAATCTTATGAAGTTCTCAGTTTCTAAGCGTGCATCAGCGTAAAGTAATCGGAGATTTTTTTAAACATCAAACAAGACATCGCCAAGGAACGTGACTTTTTCGAAGAAGCATGTTACATTCTCGATCGAACCGTTGTCGTATTAGGCGAGAAGGAAGTCCTATAAAGTAGGTCTTGTTGCGTGTGTGGCCTTCGCTCGAGCTTCAACTTTGCAAGAGCTTACGATAGCAACGCTCATTGTCAAAGAATTTTTGCATATATGAACACTTTTCTCGGGTTCGAGGAGATTATAAAGTATATTCCCGTAATAAATTCACCTATATCTTCTTTATTTCCTACAATTCTTTCTCCATCGAGTTTGTTACTTACAGTGAGTCGTGAACTTGTATCGACTAAATATTTAAACAACTCAAAACTatatattgtaaaatattttatttcaagttAGTTTCTAGAGAAGTGTTTCAAACAACACAAGCTTTTATATAGTCTTAAAAATCTGTaaactttttcatatttttcaatACACATATTGCTATATAATTgggaaaatatgaaattacatTAAACTTCAAAACATTACGAAAGAAGTTTATCTTATCTTTCAATGATTctaaaatattgtgaaatttCGCGCGACTTATCTCACAAACGATAAAATACTCTGtttgaaaacaaaaaagaatTGACAAGTATTTGTTATGAATTCCTCAATTAGGTATCTCTTCCCGTTCGTTTTCATTAAATTCCTCTTTTCTCTTTAGTTCGTATGCCAATAACTTCAACCAAATAGCCATTCTACTTTCAGATATTATGTAGTTGTAAACCTAGCCCTAGAAAAAATGTTTGTAAAATAAAGCAAACAGGAGTTTCATAAGAAGAACGATCCCAATAAAAAGTGAGCTTTAAAAGTATCGCTGTAATAACTTCGCTCCCCAACGGATCTGATTGGTTTTTTCCAAAGCGCCCAATTCGATCGGCAATTCCCCGATGACTAAACCGATTTTAATCAACGCTAACGAGGAGCCTCCCGTAGGCGAGCAGGTTTCCCTCGGTACACGAAAAGCTCATTTTACATCCGCTCGGAACTTCGGAGGAGCGACGAGGAGCAAATAGATATCCTCGGTGAAAGGCGACGTCGGTCGAGCTTTCGTCTAGGTCGCGAGCTTGCGAGACCGTCAGTCGAGTCTCGTATCTCGTTGGCGAAGCACACCCCTTCGACCCTCTGAAACGAAAGCATCCCCCTTTAGCTCTCCCGATCGACCGGGATGAATCGAAAACAATCGTTCCATTGATCGTCCAACgaccctttttttttttatttacttctgCGATAAGCTTTCGAAGTGCACGTGAAACCACTATAGCAGCGTGTCCGAATGTTGATACAGAATAAAGTAGATTTTGGTAGCGAGTAGACTCGAGATAAGTCATAGAGACGCGATGAGATCGAGGACTTTCGATTGAAATAAAGTGTGTTAAACGATCGTTTATCGAGTGTTAATCATGGTAGATAAACTACACGAATACGAGGGCTTCGCGGGTCGAGTTCACGATGTCCGTGATAAAGTTAAGGAGAAGTGGGAAGTTTGGAAAgagtggaagaacggcatacctCTGGATCAGGGGATCGAGGGTGTCTTGAACCACCTGCGGGGACCGCCGAAATTAGAGAGAACATTGGACGATTATGCGCATATATACAGGTAGCGATCATTTGTATAGCATGAGAATTTGTATGTTGACAAATAATTGGAATTAGATGTATTCTTAAGACTGTGCTGAAtttgttaattttaattttctgaaGGTATAAAATTTTTAGTCTAATGGAATATTACTTTTCTTAATAAATACCAGAGTATTTTAGTTTATACACTATCAAGTAAAtcttttttgttaaaaaaagaaattttaatgaGTGTAGGCACACAATATCGCAGAAATATTGattgtaaataaaaagaaaatattcaagaatatcatttcaataaaaattatatgTCAGCTGTATAGCTATCTTTATTTTTGCGAAAAAGTAAATTATAGAAAAGAAATATCATTTAAACAGTATTTAGGACgcgaaaaaatttgaaaagaagAGTCTTTAAACGATACCatttttttatagaaaaaaaaCAAGAGGAGAATTAGTACGCGTTTCTGCGGCCGTAATGGGAATAGAATTTTCATACGCGGCTGAAACAGCTTTCGTTTCACCAACACTTTTGAAAATTGGAGTGGACCATCAGCACATGACGCTTGTTTGGGCTCTCAGCCCTCTGATCGGATTTTTCGTCACACCAATTTTAGGAAGTTTGAGCGACCGATGCAGATCAAAACATGGAAGACGAAGGCCCTTCATTCTGTTATTAGCAATTGGAGTGTTAATAGGTATGCAAAAACTCGTCTGTTCAAAGATTAATATAGACTAGATCTATCAAATGACGTTTCCCTCCATTTGTTGTCTCCTCGGTCTACTCACTATATTATTCGAATTTGAATATGATTTTTGTAAAATTATATGAAATACTAATACGTCCATTTATTgtacaaaatttataaaaataaaaaatgtttataaCTCTCCATGTAGGATTAATACTAGTTCCCAATGGCGAAGACATGGGCTACGCTTTTGGCGACACACCACCCATAGGGTCCAACTATACGGTACCTCTTGGTCATAGAACCACGGCAAAGCAAATGAAGGAAGATACTGTAAAACCTCCCTCCCACTCATGGGGAATTTTCTTCACGATTTTGGGAACGGTTCTCCTCGATTTCGACGCAGATGCTTGTCAAAGTCCTGCTAGAGCTTATTTGCTTGACGTCACTACACCTGGCAAGTAAATGAGTTTATTTAACGTGATTTATCTTTCAGAAAAATGCTTTACAATACTTTAAACAGTCAATTATGAATAAAGGAAGGGTTCTAAAATAGAAGAAATTAAGCAAAAATATGTGGAATTATATTTTCTGATGATCTCAAGActcatttttttaatatatatgcaattatatatatataattctcAAAATATTGTTCATCTTTTTTCTCTTCCATCTGTTTTCCACAACTCaagtttaaaataattattctttctaAATAGTAacagaatttaaaataaaaatactaaaagATGATAAAATTTACAGAGTTCTTTTCTCTTAATTCTTTTTCTGTTATTTCCTAAAATTATCCTCTGAATAATGCTGTTAAATgctgtttttaaatattattttgtatCTAGAGATAATAACCAAATAATTACTCCTAAAGTAATAACCAAGTAGCTTATAAATCTAATTTCTGCTATCTGCAATTTCTTACGTTCAACCTGATCCTAATTGGATTAGCGATGACCTGTTGGgctataaaagaaaaataatattaagaCGCTCATTATGTTCGCAGAGGATCACGCTAAGGGTCTCAGTACGTTCACCATAATGGCGGGCTTAGGGGGTTTCATGGGATACGGATTGGGTGGTATTAACTGGGATGCCACAGCAATTGGAGTAATGCTCGGTGGACATCTTCACGCAACCTTCACTTTAATCACCATCATCTTCATCATCTGTGTATTCTGTACCATTACCAGCTTCAAGGAGATTCCTTTGGAGCTGCTCGAGCGACAGGAATATCAGCAAATACAGGAACAAAAGGTTCCTTTCGAAATTTCCTAATCTGAATCACATAGAGTGTGAACAGAATTTTTATTAGATTTGCATAAAATTTGTTTAGACACTTGGTGAAGATAAGGAGGACGACCAAAAAGAGAGTGATAAGATCACGACGGAAGAAAGCGCATCTTATGGGACGCTGGATAATGAGCAAGAAGTTGCTACTAGGAAAGACGTGAGTGAATTTTACTCAATTAAATAATGTTAATTTATAGAATAATTATAGTTTTTGTTTTATTGGATCAGTGTTCCTTACTCTTTTTTGAGTCGCGATCTACTTTTATAATTGTCATACATTTAAAATTATAGGAAACGTAGGACTTACGATAGTTAGATGATAATTTCTATGTAAGATTTAAATTAGATGCATTATCTATGAATTTAATTCTTATTACCCTTCTTTCTGTAAAATGTTTGTACACTCTTTCTATAGTCAACTGTAAACGTCTATTTACAAAAAGATATCTAAAAGTCTGTTATCTACTTTTAAGGTCAAGAAGAATAAGAATACTGAAGAAATTGCTAATGTGAAGTGTTCTATATTTATCAGGAGTTTGTCCTGAAGCCTCTTCCAGTACAAAACCCTGAAAGAAGACCTGGTCAAATACCAATAGTGCCCGATGTACCTACGCAAGAGACCAATTACATGAAACAAGACCTCGGGGAAAGTGGTGATGCAAATCCTAAGGCTACCTTGCAGGAATATCTTCTTTCTATAGTTTATATGCCTCATAGTCTTCGTATGGTGTGCTTAACGAACTTATTCTGTTGGATGGCCCACGTTTGCTATTCTCTGTATTTCACAGACTTTGTTGGGGAAGCTGTTTACGGGGGAAATCCTCAGGTAAATAACTTATCTCTTAACTCTTTTGATTTCTCTTTATTATACTCAATTTTACTCTCTGGTAACTTGATCGAAAGATGCTTATTTAGATATAATCCGGACTTAGACTTAACGCAGGTCTAGACCTAGACCTAGATCTAATCCACAGCTACACCTAGACCTACACTTAGACCTTAAACTAGACCTGAACCAAAAACAAATGACCAAATAGGAATTTAACGAAATGCTTTCTCGACAAAATGCCCATTTGACGAAATGTCAATTTTACGTTTCCAATAAGGTGTCCTTCGACCAAATGTTTGAGTACCCTTTATCCTACATATGTACATTATTATACATTGTATATTACTGTAGTACACAATCTATAATTTATAATGTATAGCCGTGTATTTTTAAAAACACTCATACAGCATTTCACAGATATAATTTTGAAAACCTAGGCACCGGAGGGTTCCAAGGAACGAGAATTGTACGAAAGTGGCGTTCGCTTCGGATGCTGGGGGATGTCAATGTATTCGCTCTCCTGTTCTTGTTACTCTTTAATCATCGAGAAGCTTATCGAGCGTTACAAGTAATTTACATATGTTCAATTTCCTATTTTTCAACCAATTCCTTCTGTATTTAAAGAAAACATTTCTATCTACTTTGCTTAAACATCTTTCTAATTACTGTAGCTTTGGTAAacattcattactttcacagagcTCGAAGAGTGTACATCTGCGGCCTCCTCTTCTACAGTACTGGGATGATGATGATGGCTTTAACAAAGCATCCTGTGGGAGTCATCATATTCTCTTGGACCGCAGGTGTCATGTATTCCACTCTGTTCACTATGCCGTATCTATTAGTGGCACATTATCACGCCTCGTCGACGGTGAGTAATATTCTTAATGTATCTTCCCTTCTTCGTGTTGAGTTCGTTAATGAGTCGAGACTGCTTGAAACTAATAGCAATCATTTAAAGTATCGTCCAACGGTATAATAGTTTTCAAGAAAATGAACTTTTGAAGTGGAATTGTTTTCAGAAGTACTCTTTGATACTCCCTGTTTAGAGTACAGTATTCTAGGGAGCAATAATCCGCTTAGTAATTACGGTTGTCGCAGTTTTTGCAATGATTTGTTTCATAAAATCAGTGTTAAGTAAAATTAAAGTAACTTGCGAAATGAGTAGTGTAATAGTACACTTCTTAGAACAAGTAAAATTTAAGGGACTAAACATTTAACTCGGTGTAGTAACTTTTAAAATCAAATATAATTTGAGAAATTGTATCCTTGAAAATTGGCCAAGTATTGATCATGaacgatattaaaaataattattaatcttCTGAAGCATACGAGTActtaaaattcatttttataatACCAGAAAGATTAGATGGATCAAAATGGTTCATTTGcaatattttagaaataaattttaaaatattcaaaatatatgtGTTCAGGTATACGAATAAGTAGCAAAGACCTACGGCTGGATTAAAATGACTTGTCAATAGAGAGAAACTTCGGTCCTTCTAGCGTTaagaaatttataattaaattaaatcatTGATGTATTGCttatataaaaatttgaaaaaattgcctGAAGTTATACGCATAAAATGAAAGGTACCAATATCTACTGTCATTTGATCAAATTGATATATCTATGGTGACATTTTGGTACCATTGAAACCTTCAGCTTCATGAAGTAACTAACAATTTGATGAAACGTGATAAGCACGTATCGAGGAAATTATAATACCATTACAACTCGTGATAGAACGTAACTACGTAGCTATACGTGGTGTGTATCGATCGGAAATTGAATTAGTCGACTTTGCAGTTCGAGGTGacagccgagggtgaagccattCAAAGTGAAGGTGTGCGAGGCCTCGGCACCGATGTCGCGATCGTCTCTTCCATGGTCTTCCTGGCGCAGTTCTTGCTCTCCTGTTGCCTAGGCACGATTGTTAGCAAATCGGGGACTACCACGGCGGTAGTCTGCGTAGCAAGTACTCTCGCCGCTTGCGGGGCCATTTCTGCTACCCAAATCATGTACCTGGATCTTTGATCTGGTAAACAAACAAGCCTACCTTTTCCCTGGTCTTTAATTTTCGCGGTCTTCAGAACTAAAATGATTAAACGTACTTTACTCTAATTTTATTATCCATGCTGATATCTAACAGTGCCATATGAGTGAAGATTAATGAATGCTATAAATTTCGATTGCAAATATTAAAGAGGTTTTCTGGAATTTGAGAATATGCAAGAAACATTGTTAATAAAGGCTGTAATGTCATCGCAGCTAATTTGTCAGGAGATTCTCTCATGATCTTTTGTTGCCCCTTTTTAAAATTAGAATTCACTTGGGATATTATTCTGATGGGTTGCAACTTaaagagaaattattttttaatgcatatttatattgtataacatTTTTCGTCGGCAATTAACTCTAAATGGCTCTATCATTGGCTTAATTGCTAATTTATGAATTGACACGTTATGTTACCAATTAATCGTCTCAGTTATTACTCAATAAGTACTGTTCTGTGACGATTAGGCACTCAATCGTAATCAGGGACTAgggaaaaaagaaaatatttgtatCTCCATTAAAAAGAAGTGATCTTGCTGAGCTGAACTCTTTGATCCTTTGATCAACAAAAATTTGGATTGCCAGTAAAAGATACTTGAATTACGTCGTAGAAATTAAGAAAGAATAATTCTAAGAAATCTGTTGAAATCTTATTCATCGATAAATGCTTACAGAGATAAAAGAATACGATAAAACGATGCACAAATAATGGCTCCACGTGTTACATCGTAAAGTTACAACTTTATGTTGTTGAAAGAGAACTTGTAAATAAATGTATCttgtaaaaatacaataaagaagtaaATATACGAATAGAGGTATCTTCAAGTGGAAAATGTATCGAGTTCTATCTTCATGCTTCAAGTATTCTAAAGGCAGCAGTAACTGGTCTTGCTATCAGTCTACTGAGATCCAAGATATATTTTTCGACGTATTGGTCATTATAGAGACCctaaaaaaattaacaaatatttattaaaaagagatgatcatttttattttttcttatttgttttagatgtaaagaaaaaaaaatttcaattctTGAACATTAAATAGaagaattcaattttttcataaatactttattaaaataattataaattaaatagaaTCACTAAAAATACATCATCTTACAATATATGTAAGTGAGAAGTAAAAGATAACTAGTGATACTTGATACCTCTCGATCCATACCTTTACGATTTCGTAGTCTCCATCTCTACAAATTACAGGATACGAAAAAAATATTCCCGATCGGATACCGTAAGTATGATCAGACCATACCCCCATAGAGGTCCATTCATTTTCTGGGGTTCCATGCCATAAAATTTTACAGTGCTCAGCCAATCCGTATGCCATCGATCTAATGTGACCTGGTCGGTTAGGGACGTGACTAATGATCTGTAGAAAATCCATCGTTATTCAAAAAACAGAAAACTAGAATAAATTCGTAAACCAACATTTATATCAGGCACCTAATAATAAACTatcatatttaataaaattaagtatATATTCTTACATGAGGGAGTACGGTCTTGAGCCAAACTTTCAATTTATCATTTATAGAAGCGCCAGTCGTAAAGTACATATATCTACAGTCAGGGAAAGTGTATTTATTATTGTTACCccatattattatatttttcaccTCTGAGGGATGACACTTCATATTAGCAGCaatctaaaacaaataatttttcatttaaagctattcaaatatttgttgCCTATAGGTATTCgagaaaataccaaataaatatattttactacTTAAAAGCAGTTTGTAATACTCATACGTGTGCTTGAGCTATCTTTAAATTGAATCTTGTCGGTGCAGTTACATTCTTGGTAGGAATAGATTTTGCATAATGAGCAACAatcgtggctgctatggttccaAGTACTATCACTTTCGCGGTCCTTTTTGCATATGCCTCTATGCTTTCGCCCTAAAAATTAGTACAGAATAAAAGTATATCAATTTTCAAGAACTTCAATGTTGAGTTTagaaaaaaacaaataattgttatCAGTACATAAAACTTTGCAATGCGAGCGTGGAGTTTAAAAAATAAACCactgaattctaattcctcgaATGCATACTCCCTTGCTGAGCCAATGCAAAATATCACATCTGCATCTTTGAATGCAACCGAAGCATCGCAGTTGTATGTGATGCCTATTACCATGAAATTAGAAAATTCAGgtgtatttaattcattaatttttttttgtaaattttacTGAAATGCATAAAACTTTGGAACCTTGAAACATCAAGTCCTTGATATTACAgatctttgagtattgaagattttcaattttcaatactccgaCTTATATATATTAATTCTTTGACTTTTTCAtagattaattttgtattatttctCGCACTTTTGACATAAGGATAATGTTAAAGGGCTAATACAGACCGAATTTAGTTTTTCAGTTATATTCTTCGTAAACTTTTAACATTTACGAATCTTTCACGCAAAAAGTTCGACATAAATTTTAAATCTACGAAATGTGATACAGACTACTTTCAATCgacatatttatattaatattgtgaaATCAAGTAATAGTGAATGATAATTTGGAAGTAAGAAAAtccaagagtgtgaaagtatttaCCATGCAACTGATTGGGACTACAAGAAGTAAGTTCAATGATAACGCTTTCCAAGAAAACAGCTTTCTCTTGAAACTCGAAAAGACTAATAAAAACTAGTTGTTGTCCGAAAACATCGTCAATAAATATCTTGTATAACAAGGCAAGAGCAGTATCTGAACTTGCATCCGTAATTACAACACGTACGACTTCATTTCTCTTTGAATTGAATAGGTCCATTTTCGAATTTATCGAATGAATAACGAAATTTGATCTACACGTCTATAGGATCTTTTCTGACGAATGTAT
The sequence above is a segment of the Calliopsis andreniformis isolate RMS-2024a chromosome 3, iyCalAndr_principal, whole genome shotgun sequence genome. Coding sequences within it:
- the Lovit gene encoding loss of visual transmission produces the protein MVDKLHEYEGFAGRVHDVRDKVKEKWEVWKEWKNGIPLDQGIEGVLNHLRGPPKLERTLDDYAHIYRKKTRGELVRVSAAVMGIEFSYAAETAFVSPTLLKIGVDHQHMTLVWALSPLIGFFVTPILGSLSDRCRSKHGRRRPFILLLAIGVLIGLILVPNGEDMGYAFGDTPPIGSNYTVPLGHRTTAKQMKEDTVKPPSHSWGIFFTILGTVLLDFDADACQSPARAYLLDVTTPEDHAKGLSTFTIMAGLGGFMGYGLGGINWDATAIGVMLGGHLHATFTLITIIFIICVFCTITSFKEIPLELLERQEYQQIQEQKTLGEDKEDDQKESDKITTEESASYGTLDNEQEVATRKDEFVLKPLPVQNPERRPGQIPIVPDVPTQETNYMKQDLGESGDANPKATLQEYLLSIVYMPHSLRMVCLTNLFCWMAHVCYSLYFTDFVGEAVYGGNPQAPEGSKERELYESGVRFGCWGMSMYSLSCSCYSLIIEKLIERYKARRVYICGLLFYSTGMMMMALTKHPVGVIIFSWTAGVMYSTLFTMPYLLVAHYHASSTFEVTAEGEAIQSEGVRGLGTDVAIVSSMVFLAQFLLSCCLGTIVSKSGTTTAVVCVASTLAACGAISATQIMYLDL